In a single window of the Pseudodesulfovibrio profundus genome:
- a CDS encoding Smr/MutS family protein yields the protein MGKKKPIKNLNDLKSLAFKKEKKDVYSLPYEKKKKKEPEPEEHDEAKEEEIFLSAMQGVKQMEGKGGRQVAPTTSPSANQNIPDPEERAKNDLKRFLRGEVEFELEYTEEYMYGYVRGLDIKTFQQLKSGSLSVAAHLDLHGMTLDQAKENLLFFLRESYLQGHRCVLIVTGRGKNSPGGQSILRRETETWLTHDPLKRVVLAFCTAQPKDGGAGAVYVLLRKYKKSQGKIVWDKMYNWENMD from the coding sequence AAAAAAACCAATTAAGAACTTAAACGACCTCAAATCTTTGGCATTTAAAAAAGAAAAGAAGGACGTCTACTCTCTCCCGTACGAGAAGAAAAAAAAGAAAGAGCCTGAACCTGAAGAGCATGACGAAGCAAAGGAAGAAGAAATTTTTCTTTCAGCCATGCAGGGAGTCAAGCAGATGGAAGGGAAAGGCGGACGGCAAGTTGCTCCAACAACATCTCCTTCAGCCAATCAAAACATACCTGACCCTGAAGAAAGAGCCAAAAACGACCTGAAACGCTTTCTCCGTGGAGAGGTTGAGTTTGAATTGGAGTACACGGAAGAATATATGTATGGCTATGTCCGAGGACTGGACATCAAAACATTTCAACAACTGAAATCAGGTTCCCTCAGCGTCGCTGCTCATCTCGACCTGCATGGGATGACACTGGATCAAGCCAAGGAGAACCTCCTTTTCTTCTTGCGCGAAAGCTACCTTCAGGGACACCGATGTGTATTGATTGTCACTGGCCGCGGAAAGAACTCCCCAGGAGGACAATCCATATTACGAAGAGAAACTGAAACCTGGCTGACCCACGACCCGCTCAAACGCGTGGTGCTCGCTTTTTGTACTGCCCAACCCAAAGACGGAGGAGCCGGGGCAGTGTACGTTCTGCTCCGCAAGTACAAAAAAAGTCAGGGAAAAATCGTGTGGGATAAAATGTATAACTGGGAGAACATGGACTAG
- a CDS encoding chemotaxis protein CheW has translation MADDVLKDINQFLTFTLGKEIFALDIGTVREVLELTSITKIPRTPDYMRGVINLRGHAVPVVDMRLKLGMSKGEDTVDTCIIIVEIEFDGEFTIMGALVDSVREVFEMMPDTIEPAPKMGAAINAEYIKGMGRQNEQFIIIIDINKIFSAEELAMAKDIASLGGGADMPVEDASAATITL, from the coding sequence ATGGCCGACGACGTATTGAAAGACATCAATCAGTTTTTGACCTTTACTCTTGGAAAAGAAATTTTTGCTTTGGACATCGGGACGGTGAGAGAAGTCCTTGAGTTGACTTCTATCACTAAAATTCCCCGCACCCCTGATTACATGCGTGGTGTAATCAACTTGCGCGGACACGCCGTGCCGGTTGTGGACATGCGCTTGAAATTGGGAATGTCCAAGGGAGAGGATACAGTAGATACCTGTATCATCATAGTCGAAATTGAATTCGACGGTGAGTTCACCATCATGGGAGCTCTTGTTGATTCCGTACGCGAAGTATTCGAAATGATGCCTGACACCATTGAGCCTGCTCCGAAGATGGGCGCAGCTATTAATGCTGAGTACATCAAGGGTATGGGCCGCCAGAATGAACAGTTCATCATTATCATCGATATCAACAAGATATTCTCGGCCGAAGAGCTCGCAATGGCCAAAGACATAGCAAGTCTCGGTGGCGGCGCAGATATGCCCGTTGAGGATGCCTCTGCCGCAACTATAACTCTGTAG
- a CDS encoding flagellin, which translates to MALSDVERSLLFNYSQQLLQQDMLTNQLFAGSKVGQDLRSLVLGDSNKATTFTNPFEEAISGRLRSDSETTRQAGRNVGEAASMMGIARSSMSTIVDTLESMESIIEDIEAGNLSPTSSVVQGDYNDLRDKITGLISSTDYNGIYFLDSTQWGTEQINASGQVHIQSNDDSGFNVNFHAVDAGTSSVDWSDLSGAALNGSIATQKSYVDSLKQWASSIEDMYGTKEDALASQQINLESQAQLLDSAAQMRKPSDPDYSLEKLLADLIVRETGTIYDTNG; encoded by the coding sequence ATGGCATTGTCGGATGTAGAAAGAAGTCTTCTGTTTAATTATTCTCAACAGCTCCTGCAACAGGATATGTTGACGAATCAACTGTTTGCTGGCTCCAAGGTCGGCCAAGACCTTCGATCACTTGTCCTTGGCGATTCCAACAAGGCAACTACTTTTACCAATCCCTTCGAAGAAGCCATCAGTGGGCGGTTGCGATCAGATTCTGAGACAACTCGGCAGGCTGGTCGAAATGTAGGTGAAGCCGCCTCAATGATGGGTATTGCTCGAAGCAGTATGTCCACCATCGTTGATACCCTTGAATCAATGGAATCCATAATTGAAGATATTGAAGCGGGAAATCTGAGTCCTACAAGTTCAGTTGTTCAAGGAGACTATAATGACCTCCGCGACAAGATTACCGGTTTGATTTCTTCAACGGATTATAACGGGATATACTTTCTGGATAGCACCCAGTGGGGGACTGAGCAGATTAATGCTTCTGGTCAGGTTCATATACAATCCAATGACGACAGTGGGTTCAATGTCAATTTTCATGCAGTGGATGCTGGCACTTCGTCTGTGGATTGGTCTGATTTGAGTGGTGCCGCCCTCAATGGATCGATAGCGACACAAAAGAGCTATGTTGACAGCTTGAAGCAGTGGGCGAGTTCTATCGAGGATATGTACGGAACCAAAGAGGATGCACTTGCCAGTCAACAGATCAATCTGGAAAGTCAGGCACAACTTCTCGATAGTGCCGCCCAAATGCGGAAGCCATCTGACCCGGATTACTCATTGGAAAAGCTGCTCGCTGATCTCATTGTTCGTGAAACAGGAACTATTTATGACACAAATGGATAG
- the ilvN gene encoding acetolactate synthase small subunit: MPKQTVLELTVNNHPGVMSHICGLFARRAYNVEGIACMPVNGGKISKIWLLVDVAQPLDQMVKQVDKLEDVIVVERHDSGHEVFKGIAQLV, translated from the coding sequence ATGCCTAAGCAAACTGTTCTTGAACTGACTGTGAATAACCATCCCGGCGTCATGTCACACATTTGCGGGCTTTTTGCCCGTAGAGCATACAACGTCGAGGGTATTGCCTGTATGCCCGTCAATGGTGGAAAGATTAGTAAAATTTGGCTGCTTGTTGATGTGGCCCAGCCCTTGGATCAGATGGTCAAGCAAGTTGATAAGTTGGAAGACGTAATAGTTGTTGAGCGGCACGACAGTGGGCATGAGGTGTTCAAGGGGATTGCCCAACTCGTTTGA
- the ilvB gene encoding acetolactate synthase large subunit: MKLNGAEIIIKLLERQGISTIAGIPGGANLPMYDALGKSEKIQHILTRHEQGAGFIAQGMARVTGKPAVFFATSGPGATNTLTAIADAKLDSIPIICITGQVPLNMIGTDAFQEVDTYGLSVPITKHNYLVRSIEELFDVIPNAFRVACSGRPGPVVVDIPKDVQTAIYEFESWPEPGCRNDCTDVLGAEVCKAAKMINEAQSPILYLGGGVIQSGASEQAVELAETGAIPTATSLMGLGVIPSSHPLNLGMLGMHAARYTNMALEQCDLLIAVGVRFDDRATGKVAKFCPQAKIIHIDIDPSELDKIKTAHASVTGDIAEVLKSLIPMIQSKDRANWLDQIENLKEVHPMIIPGADTATSPYGVICKAAELAGDDVIVCTDVGQHQMRTAQAYPFSKPRRWLTSGGLGTMGFGVPAAIGAALASPDSTVLCFTGDGSIMMNIQDLATAMENDVNIKIILTNNNALGLVRQQQDLFYGKRYYASDYQKRVDFVTIAKGFGIATYDFADEGNPEDMLAEALSTRGPALIHVPISADEPVYPMVPPGAANSEMIGGENHA; the protein is encoded by the coding sequence ATGAAACTCAATGGCGCGGAAATCATTATCAAATTGTTGGAGAGGCAAGGGATTTCGACAATAGCCGGAATTCCTGGTGGCGCGAATCTGCCCATGTACGATGCACTGGGCAAAAGTGAGAAAATTCAGCACATTTTAACACGACACGAGCAAGGGGCAGGGTTCATAGCTCAAGGGATGGCTCGAGTAACTGGAAAACCCGCCGTATTTTTCGCTACTTCTGGGCCAGGTGCAACAAACACGCTGACTGCGATTGCAGACGCCAAGCTCGATTCAATACCCATTATTTGCATCACCGGCCAGGTCCCACTGAACATGATAGGAACAGACGCTTTCCAGGAAGTTGACACATATGGACTGAGCGTTCCTATCACAAAACATAATTATCTTGTCCGCTCCATAGAAGAGTTGTTTGACGTTATTCCCAATGCTTTCAGAGTTGCCTGTTCCGGTAGGCCTGGCCCTGTAGTTGTGGATATCCCCAAAGACGTGCAGACAGCGATATACGAGTTTGAATCCTGGCCAGAGCCAGGATGTAGAAATGACTGTACCGATGTTCTTGGTGCAGAAGTTTGCAAGGCGGCAAAGATGATAAACGAAGCTCAGAGTCCAATTTTGTATCTGGGTGGGGGAGTCATTCAATCCGGGGCGTCGGAGCAAGCCGTTGAGTTGGCGGAAACAGGGGCTATACCAACAGCCACATCACTTATGGGACTGGGTGTTATTCCTTCTTCCCACCCTCTGAACCTTGGAATGTTAGGTATGCACGCAGCCCGATATACGAATATGGCGTTGGAGCAGTGCGATCTGCTTATAGCTGTCGGTGTTCGTTTCGATGACAGGGCGACCGGTAAAGTTGCTAAGTTCTGTCCACAAGCCAAAATCATACATATCGATATCGATCCCAGTGAGTTGGATAAAATAAAGACTGCGCACGCTTCTGTCACTGGCGATATCGCCGAGGTCCTGAAATCGTTGATTCCGATGATCCAATCGAAGGATAGGGCAAATTGGTTGGACCAAATTGAAAACCTGAAAGAAGTGCACCCCATGATTATCCCTGGTGCCGATACTGCGACATCTCCGTACGGTGTCATTTGCAAGGCGGCTGAACTTGCAGGAGATGATGTTATAGTCTGTACGGATGTGGGACAGCATCAGATGCGTACGGCACAGGCATATCCGTTCTCTAAGCCTCGTCGCTGGTTGACCTCTGGTGGATTGGGGACGATGGGGTTTGGCGTACCTGCGGCTATTGGAGCGGCTTTGGCCTCACCTGATAGCACTGTTCTTTGTTTCACTGGCGATGGTTCGATAATGATGAATATTCAGGATCTGGCAACCGCCATGGAAAATGATGTTAACATTAAGATAATTTTGACTAATAATAATGCACTTGGTCTTGTGCGTCAGCAGCAGGATTTGTTTTATGGCAAGCGCTATTACGCTTCTGATTACCAGAAGCGGGTTGACTTTGTGACCATTGCCAAAGGGTTTGGCATAGCAACCTATGACTTTGCTGATGAAGGCAATCCGGAGGATATGCTTGCAGAAGCTTTGAGTACGAGAGGGCCGGCACTTATTCATGTACCAATAAGTGCGGATGAACCTGTGTACCCCATGGTTCCTCCTGGGGCTGCCAATTCGGAAATGATTGGAGGTGAAAACCATGCCTAA